Proteins encoded in a region of the Limnothrix sp. FACHB-406 genome:
- the gmk gene encoding guanylate kinase, which yields MANGTLTVLTGPSGVGKGTLVKLLRERHPDLYLSVSATTRSPRDGEVDGQDYFFVSRDRFMAMAEAGDLLEWAEFAGNCYGTPRQPIVERLARGEQVLLEIELEGARQVKTTFPEAFRVFVLPPSLDELERRLRSRGQDAEAAIERRLARAREEVAAADEFDQQVVNDDLDKALIQLESIMFSPIATPVAGES from the coding sequence ATGGCGAACGGAACGCTAACGGTATTAACAGGCCCCAGCGGCGTGGGTAAGGGCACATTGGTGAAGCTGTTACGCGAACGCCATCCCGACTTGTATTTATCCGTTTCTGCCACCACTCGATCGCCCCGTGATGGCGAAGTGGACGGGCAGGATTATTTCTTTGTGTCGCGCGATCGGTTCATGGCCATGGCCGAAGCGGGTGATCTGCTGGAGTGGGCTGAGTTTGCCGGTAATTGTTATGGAACCCCGCGCCAACCGATTGTGGAGCGTCTGGCGCGGGGCGAGCAGGTGTTGTTGGAAATTGAGTTAGAGGGAGCGCGTCAGGTCAAAACCACGTTTCCCGAGGCGTTTCGGGTGTTTGTGTTGCCGCCGTCGTTGGATGAGTTGGAACGACGGTTGCGATCGCGTGGCCAAGATGCCGAAGCAGCGATCGAGCGGCGTTTGGCCCGGGCCCGCGAGGAAGTGGCCGCTGCCGATGAATTTGATCAGCAGGTGGTGAACGACGACCTAGACAAGGCGCTGATTCAACTGGAATCGATTATGTTCTCCCCGATCGCAACCCCTGTGGCTGGCGAAAGCTGA
- a CDS encoding plastocyanin/azurin family copper-binding protein, whose protein sequence is MKAWMKSIARRASLLVAAVVLFAGVLFAVAPSALAETHSVQMTNLLKFSPETVTAKAGDTIVWSNPAGLPHNVVLEDASKFDAAEVKKLGQLLGKGEAGFTLPSDLPAGTYSYYCAPHRGAGMAGKIVVQ, encoded by the coding sequence ATGAAAGCTTGGATGAAATCGATCGCCCGTCGCGCTAGCCTGCTGGTGGCTGCCGTCGTTCTGTTTGCCGGTGTGTTGTTCGCCGTGGCCCCCAGCGCCCTGGCCGAAACCCACAGCGTGCAAATGACCAACCTGCTGAAGTTCTCCCCTGAAACCGTGACCGCCAAGGCTGGCGACACGATCGTTTGGTCGAACCCCGCTGGTTTGCCCCACAACGTGGTGTTGGAAGATGCCTCGAAGTTTGACGCGGCTGAAGTGAAGAAACTGGGCCAACTGTTGGGCAAAGGCGAAGCTGGCTTCACCCTGCCGAGCGACCTGCCTGCTGGCACCTACAGCTACTACTGCGCACCTCACCGTGGCGCTGGCATGGCCGGCAAGATTGTGGTTCAGTAA
- a CDS encoding quinone-dependent dihydroorotate dehydrogenase has protein sequence MDWYRVLRPLVFSPLAPSPERAHDQAMELLQGLAQLRRSATGRSMLANLRHWFTAQTPELSQTLWGLKFENPVGLAAGFDKDGVAAGAWEQLGFGFAELGTVTLHSQPGNPQPRLFRLLPDRAVLNRMGFNNQGAAALAERLAALRPSPWENPNIPIGVNLGKSKITELEGAAADYLGSFRLLKNWGDYFVVNVSSPNTPGLRSLQDADRLGEILDSLQQDNQGQKPLLVKIAPDLEWSAIDDVVGLAQRFGLAGVIATNTTIRRDQLQTKTLKQTGNPITAEAGGISGQPLRDRATEVIHHIYRQTAGQLPIIGVGGIFSAEDAWDKIAAGASLVQVYTGFVYEGPGLPRRIAEGLAAKLAERGWSSITQAIGCGHGSLER, from the coding sequence ATGGATTGGTATCGCGTCCTTCGTCCGTTGGTGTTTTCGCCCTTGGCTCCTAGCCCCGAACGGGCCCACGACCAGGCCATGGAGTTATTGCAAGGGTTGGCTCAGTTGCGGCGATCGGCCACGGGGCGATCAATGCTCGCCAACCTGCGCCATTGGTTCACTGCCCAAACACCGGAACTGAGTCAAACCCTCTGGGGCTTAAAGTTTGAGAACCCCGTGGGCCTGGCGGCTGGTTTTGACAAAGATGGGGTAGCCGCCGGGGCTTGGGAGCAACTGGGGTTTGGGTTTGCGGAGTTGGGCACGGTGACGCTCCATTCCCAGCCGGGCAACCCGCAACCTCGGCTCTTTCGCCTGCTGCCCGATCGCGCCGTCCTGAACCGAATGGGATTCAACAACCAAGGGGCTGCGGCGCTGGCTGAACGGCTGGCCGCCCTTCGCCCTTCCCCCTGGGAAAATCCCAACATCCCGATCGGGGTCAACCTGGGCAAGTCCAAAATCACTGAATTGGAAGGAGCCGCCGCCGACTATTTGGGCAGCTTCCGGCTGCTGAAGAATTGGGGCGATTATTTCGTGGTGAATGTGTCTTCGCCCAACACACCCGGCCTGCGATCGCTCCAAGATGCCGATCGACTCGGGGAAATTTTGGACAGCCTTCAGCAAGACAACCAAGGCCAGAAGCCCCTGTTGGTGAAAATTGCGCCGGATTTGGAATGGAGCGCGATCGATGACGTAGTGGGCCTTGCCCAGCGCTTTGGCCTAGCAGGGGTGATTGCCACCAACACCACCATCCGCCGCGACCAACTGCAAACCAAAACCCTGAAGCAAACGGGTAACCCAATCACCGCCGAAGCCGGGGGCATTAGTGGCCAACCCCTGCGCGATCGGGCCACGGAAGTCATTCATCATATCTATCGCCAAACCGCTGGCCAACTGCCCATCATTGGTGTGGGTGGTATTTTCAGCGCCGAGGATGCCTGGGACAAAATTGCCGCCGGGGCCAGTCTCGTGCAGGTCTACACCGGCTTTGTCTACGAGGGGCCGGGACTGCCCCGCCGCATTGCTGAGGGCTTGGCGGCCAAGCTGGCGGAGCGTGGCTGGTCATCCATCACCCAGGCGATCGGCTGTGGTCACGGTTCCTTGGAGCGATAG